The DNA segment TTATGGTAGATATGAAAAGCCAGTAGAAAGTAATAGTAATAATTTAATAATTTCTTGTAAGAAATATCAAGTATTTAATGAGAAAGACCCGATGCAACTGCCTTGGGATGATTTAGATATTGATATCGTCTTTGAATGTACAGGAAGATTCACGAAAAAAGAACAATTAGAAAAACATCTGCAAGCGGGAGCTAAAAACGTTATTTTATCGGCTCCAGCCAAGAGTGAAGATATTCATACAATTGTTTATGGCGTGAACGAAACCCCAGAATCAGAGCGGATGGTTTCTTGTGCTAGTTGTACCACTAATTGCATCACTCCTGTCGTCGAAGTGATGGGCAGAAGAATCGGGGTAAAAAAGGCGATTATGACCACAGTCCATGCTTATACTTCTAATCAACAATTAGTGGATAGACCGCATCAAAAGTTTACTAGAGGTAGAGCTGCGGCTGCTAATATAGTACCAACTACAACCGGGGCTGCGATCGCCACTGCTAAAGTTCTCACCCAATACGCAAACAAATTTGATGGTGCGGCGATACGGGTTCCTGTGACTGTCGGTTCCATTGCAGATATCACCTTTGTCACGGAAAGACCAACTACTGTAGAAGAAATTAACAATATTTTTAGAGAAGAAACCAATAACCAAAGATACCAAGATGTTTTAGGTGTCTGCGAAGATCCTATAGTTTCATCTGATATCATCCAAGACCCTCGCGCCTCAATTGTCGATTTAAGCATGACTCAAGTTGTGGATGGCGACTTGGTAAAAGTCATGAGTTGGTATGACAATGAATGGGGTTACGCCTGTCAGATGGTTCGACAAGCCCAACACATGGCGAAAATCTCTCGACCTCTGCAAACTGTTTAAACGAACCGCCTATCGCTAAAGCGAAGCTCCGCTAACGCGCAGCGTCTGCCCCCAGGGCGCTAGTACGCAAAGTACACGAAGGAAGAGAAGAAAGGAAACTCTGCGTATCTTTGCGTTAAAAAAAAACCATTTTAATGGTAACTGCTCATGAACATTAGCGCCAGGTAGCCGCGAAAAGAATTTAATGTCTATGAAAAGATATAAATTAACCGTAGGGCTAACACACCCTACTAAGGTGGGAAACTATTCAGAGTTTTACGATGAATTGTATTTGCTGCAATGGATGAGGTGATGATTTATTTTAAAGCAGTCTCTTCCGGCTTTTGATATAGCATTTGTCCTGATTCTAATTCCGAAGCAATTTGCTGACGATTATTAATGAATGTGTACTGTTCGTTAAAGCTACCCGGAGGACGCTCTCCAATAATGTATTGACGTACTGGTATATCTGGACTATTCACAACAACGCGATCAGAAACACGTACTCTTGTATTTGGTGCATTGGGATTTTCTTCTTCAAGTTGAGAAACCACCCAAAGCTCATTGTTTAGGGCATATATACCTTGAATTTCCAGATTGTAACCACTAGAAGGAACTTCAACTTCAGTTGTTATAGTCCGCTCTTTTCGGTCTGCTCCTGGTACATCAACATCAATATAAGGAACTTCAACGGTTTGTTCTTCCTGTATGACAATTACTTTGGGTACTGTAACCGTGCGCTTTGCTACTCCGACCTTCACATCGGGTCCTTCAATATCATATTGTGGTAGCCTTCCGGGTTCTACATTCACATCAGGTAAGCGACCTGCTTGTTCTCGCTCTACTTGACAGGATGCCAAAGGAAGGAGAAGCACAATTAAAGATAAAGGGATGATTTTTTGTAATATTAAAGGTTTTGATTGCATAATATATCTAAACACCAAAAAAAGCTATCACTCCGTTATTTTGTGATAAAATAGTGTTGATTTGAATCTATCTACAGACCAATATCTATATCTATCTAAGTAGAGGTTTTGACGATAAATTCACAAATACCAGCGAAACAACAACGTCAAACGTCCGATTAAATGCTCCTGCAAGGAACGATGGCGTAAATCCCTGTTGCTCACCAACCGACTATTTGCAAAAGCATCCAGAAAAAATTGTTCTATCTGCGGGAATAAATAGCGATCGCTTGTGGAAATATTTAACTCGTCATTATGAAATAAGCTCCGGGAGTCAAGATTAGCACTACCCAAACTGACCCAATCATCATCTATTAATAAGCACTTCGCGTGCATCATGCTAGGCTGATATTCATAGATTTGGATGCCGGCTTTTAACAGTTTTGGGTACAATCGCCGAGAAGCATAGCGGACTGGCGGTTTATCATTATTCACTCCCATTGTCAAAATTTTGACATCAATTCCTCTAGATTTTGCTTGCTGCAATATTTTGCAGGAGTTGGGATTAGGTAAAAAATAGGGGCTAGCGATCCAAATCCGTTTTCTCGCCGCTTGCAGTAATGATTCAAACAGAGCGCGAATTCCTGAATCTTCCTGGGTGGGATCTTCTCCCTTGGTAATTAATAAGGTTTCCTCTTGTTCGTGACGCTGAGAACTACTCGCCGAGTTCCAATCTAATGAACCACCCGTGTCTAGCCAGTGTTGCAGAAATATACCTTGGAAACGAGCAACTAAAGAACCTTGAAAACAAACCTCATAATCTAACCAAGGTTGGTGATTTTCAGTTTCGTCATTTCCATCCCACAAGTCAGAAACTCCAGCGCCCCCAATCAGGACTATTTCTCCGTCCACTATCAGTAACTTACGGTGGTTGCGTCTGAGGTTAGCGGCGGGATCTCTCCAAGTGAAAGGATTGAACAGCAGCACTTCCACCCCTGCGGCTTTGAGGGTATGCCAGTATTTCTGAGGTATACTTTTTGCGCCATAGGTATCGGCAATTACTTTGACGGTAACACCTGCTTGGGCTTTTTTTATTAAAGCTTGAGCAAAATCATCAGCACGTTTTCCGGGGGTGATAATAAATGTTTCAAACTGAATGGATTGAGAAGCACTATTGATTACTTCCAGTCGCGCCGCAAAAATATCTGCCGCTTCCCGATAAAATCCGGTAACTTTACCCTGAGTGATAAAGGAATCTGACAGACTAGCTATGGTGACAGGAAAGTTAGCTGTGCTTGGTGAGGGTAAATTCTTAATTTTGTAAAAAGTTTGAGAACGGAATAACCCTCGGAAATAGAGAACTATTAAAGTAACGAGAATGAGTAGGCTAATAGTAAAAAATATCCACATAAATGTTTGACTCATTGCTCGTTTGTCCTCATTTTTATGTTTAACGGAGCAAAACTATTCTAAGTATTCACCTTTTGCTCATGTTGTGAAAATCTCTCCCAATTTCAAAGGCAGGCATCTTGCCTGCCCCACAAGAGAATACAATTAATTCAACGCTGAGAGCAAATCACTCTGTCGGTAACTTACTCGCATCACGTCCGCCGATTCGGTTTCCCACCGCCGCAAATCTTCGCTACAGCACCGACAAATTTACCGGCTTGCAGTCCCTAAAGCGATCGCTTACATCCTTAACTACTTTATCCCGAACATTGAGATAATCTAAAATCGCTAGGTCAGACACAGAATGCGTTACTATCGATTTAGTCAGTTGTGGAATCAAAATTGATTGTGGCTACACCACTCAACATAAACGAAGCCCTACTACAAGAGGCATTAGCACTTGAAGACCACGCGTCCATTGATTCTCTGGTGGAAACAGCACTGCGCGAATATATTCAACGTCGTAAGCGGCTCAAAGTGTTAGAACTCTTTGGTACTATCGATTATGATGGAAACTATGACTACAAACACCAACGTCAGCAGACATGAGCGTTATTGTTGATACTTCTGTTTGGTCTCTGGCTCTGCGTCGGAAAACGCCACCTGATTCTTCCCCTGCCATCACAATATTGCAGAATTTAATCACTGACAACCAAGTTGCTTTGTTAGGTGCAATTCGCCAAAAAATTCTTTCTGGAATCCGCAATTTTGAGCAGTTTACCCGTTTGCGAGATTACCTTCAAGCCTTCCCAGATGTAGAACTCATACCTGAAGACTACGAAATAGCCGCAGAGTTTTTTA comes from the Nodularia sp. NIES-3585 genome and includes:
- the gap gene encoding type I glyceraldehyde-3-phosphate dehydrogenase; amino-acid sequence: MTRVAINGLGRIGRAVLKIVLNTSQLELVAVNEIIPPDNLAYLLKYDTVYGRYEKPVESNSNNLIISCKKYQVFNEKDPMQLPWDDLDIDIVFECTGRFTKKEQLEKHLQAGAKNVILSAPAKSEDIHTIVYGVNETPESERMVSCASCTTNCITPVVEVMGRRIGVKKAIMTTVHAYTSNQQLVDRPHQKFTRGRAAAANIVPTTTGAAIATAKVLTQYANKFDGAAIRVPVTVGSIADITFVTERPTTVEEINNIFREETNNQRYQDVLGVCEDPIVSSDIIQDPRASIVDLSMTQVVDGDLVKVMSWYDNEWGYACQMVRQAQHMAKISRPLQTV
- a CDS encoding phosphatidylserine/phosphatidylglycerophosphate/cardiolipin synthase family protein, whose protein sequence is MSQTFMWIFFTISLLILVTLIVLYFRGLFRSQTFYKIKNLPSPSTANFPVTIASLSDSFITQGKVTGFYREAADIFAARLEVINSASQSIQFETFIITPGKRADDFAQALIKKAQAGVTVKVIADTYGAKSIPQKYWHTLKAAGVEVLLFNPFTWRDPAANLRRNHRKLLIVDGEIVLIGGAGVSDLWDGNDETENHQPWLDYEVCFQGSLVARFQGIFLQHWLDTGGSLDWNSASSSQRHEQEETLLITKGEDPTQEDSGIRALFESLLQAARKRIWIASPYFLPNPNSCKILQQAKSRGIDVKILTMGVNNDKPPVRYASRRLYPKLLKAGIQIYEYQPSMMHAKCLLIDDDWVSLGSANLDSRSLFHNDELNISTSDRYLFPQIEQFFLDAFANSRLVSNRDLRHRSLQEHLIGRLTLLFRWYL
- a CDS encoding type II toxin-antitoxin system VapB family antitoxin; the protein is MATPLNINEALLQEALALEDHASIDSLVETALREYIQRRKRLKVLELFGTIDYDGNYDYKHQRQQT
- a CDS encoding PIN domain-containing protein, with amino-acid sequence MSVIVDTSVWSLALRRKTPPDSSPAITILQNLITDNQVALLGAIRQKILSGIRNFEQFTRLRDYLQAFPDVELIPEDYEIAAEFFNTCRSKGIQGSNTDFLICAVAYRRSYSILTTDNDFHSFRMHIPIIILPVDG